CTGACAAGCCCGACAAGCGTAATGGTGGACGGCTGCGGGCCCACCCATAACTCATAGTCGCCTTCCAGCGGCGGGTTGTTGTGCGGACGCACCCGCACGCGATCCGGGTCGAGGATCACTCTCTGACGGCCTGTCACTTTGATGGCCTGTAACTGCTGGCGCACGCGGTTAATCGCCGCGCCGTCATCGCCGCCCTCTTCGGCGGCAAGCGACGCCAGGCGGTTGAGCAGCACCTGATGCTGCGCCTGCGCCTCAACGCTTGCCTGACGTTCGCTGATAACCGCGCCCAGCCACCAGCTGCCGGCTAACTGCGGTTGAGAAACCAGATCGGCGAGATGTTTCGCGCCGGAGACTTTTAGCGGCTGTGCGTGGTCCCGATAAACGGTAATAGTGCCGTCGGCGAAAGCGCAAAAGCTGCCGAGGCTAAAAATCAGCGAAGCGATAAGTGTGGTTTTCATTATTTCGCTGCCTTCAACAGAATGGTGGTGACCGGAAAATACCCCGCTCCCAGATATTGTTTTGACTGACGAATCTGTCCATCGCTGTCCACCCAGAAGCGGTTGTGCCAGGTGGCGGCTTCCGTGGTCACTTCTTCATCCAGCACGCGCACCGGCGTGATGTCGCTGCCCACTTTCAGGGTATCGGTGCCGTCCCAGGTAAAGGTGGAGCGGGCGGTGGCGTAACGCACCTGATGACGCTCGGTCCAGCCCATCGTGCGCGTCCAGCTTGCGCCGTCGATAATCTGGTTGGCATGAACCAGCGGATCGGCCGCCAGATTATTGATGTCTATCAGGTTGTCGGCGAGGCTTAAGGTTTTCACGACGCGCCCGCGCTGCGTCACGATGGTCGCGCGGTCCTGCGTCACCCATTTTTGCTGGCCGTTTTCAGAAAAGGCGAGGACCACAAAGAGTTGCGGGCCGTTATTCAGCGTCATGTACTGGCTGGCGTAGGGCATGTTCTGGATATCGTCATCCGTGAGCTGCACGCCATCCGGGCCGAAAATACTTTGCCTGAGTGAATTGCCGAGTCCCTTGGTCGTGGTGGAGCAGGCCTGAATCATCAGGCACATCAACACAATCGCGAGTCGCTTCACGATATTTCCCCAAAAAAAGTCAAAATAACCACACCGTAGTGTGGTTATGGTTAAAGCCCCCGAAGGGTTTACTGGGTGGTCGTGCTGGTGGTGGTGGTGGTGGTGGTCCCGGTATTGGAACCATCGCCGCCGCCGGTGGCGGCAAGCGCCACACCGACAACCGACCCTACAGTGCTTGACGCGCTGGCGCTGGAGCTGCCAACCGACACGGAGGTCGCTGCTGAGCCTGCCGCTTCACCGACGCTAACCGGTGCCGCCTGGGCTGAGACAGCGCCAAGCGCTGCAATGGCGAAAACGCCACTAAGGATTTTCTTCATATCAATTTCCCTTCATTGAATGAATGGAGATTTACCTGAAAAGCTTTTCAGGCGCTTCCGAGTATACACAACAACCCCTGTCGGTTTACGACACAGGGAAATAGGCACAGGGTTTTAGGATAATTAGACAAACCGCGCAGGATGGCGTAATAAATTTTATATAAATCGCCTGTTTTTCATGCGCTTATAATATATTCCTGAAAAACGGAAATCCGGTTTATCTGAAAGGCTTCAGGCGTGCAGAGAGCCAGCGCGGCGATTTTCGGATTAACCTCAAGATTAAAGAGTAGCGGGACGCGGGCGAACAACAAGATTTATCCGATAAAAAAATGCCGGCATATTGCCGGCATCATTACATTACGCTTATTTTTAACGCTTATTTAAAATCAGCCGCGCCAGGCTTTATAACGGTTAATTAAGCCGTTGGTGGAGCTGTCATGGCTGTCGACCGATTTATCATCGCCCAGCTCCGGCAGGATGCGGTTAGCGAGCTGTTTGCCCAGCTCCACGCCCCACTGGTCGAAGGTAAAGATGTTCAGGATGGCGCCCTGGGTGAAGATTTTGTGCTCATAGAGCGCAATCAGCGCGCCCAGGCTGAACGGGGTGATTTCACGCAGCAGGATGGAGTTGGTCGGGCGGTTGCCTTCAAACACTTTAAACGGCACCACGTTTTCCAGCTGTGCCGGATCTTTGCCCTGGTCGCGGAACTCTTGTTCCACCACGTCGCGGGATTTACCGAACGCCAGCGCTTCGGTCTGGGCGAAGAAGTTTGAGAGCAGTTTCGGATGATGATCAGACAGCGGGTTATGCGTAATCGCCGGCGCGATGAAATCGCACGGGACCAGTTTGGTGCCCTGGTGGATCAGCTGATAGAACGCGTGCTGGCCATTAGTGCCCGGCTCGCCCCAGATAATCGGGCCGGTCTGGTAATCCACGGCGTTGCCGTCACGGTCAACGTATTTACCGTTGGATTCCATATTGCCCTGCTGGAAGTACGCCGCGAAGCGGTGCATGTACTGGTCGTACGGCAGAATCGCTTCGGTTTCGGCACCAAAGAAGTTGTTGTACCAGATGCCAATCAGCGCCAGCAGCACCGGCAGGTTTTTCTCAAACGGCGTGGTGGAGAAGTGTTTGTCCATCTCGTGCGCGCCGGAGAGCAGCTCGACAAAGTTGTCGTAGCCCACGGACAGAATGATAGAGAGACCAATCGCCGACCAGAGGGAGTAACGGCCGCCGACCCAGTCCCAGAACTCAAACATGTTCGCGGTATCGATGCCGAAATCGCCGACCGCTTTCGCGTTGGTGGAGAGCGCCGCGAAGTGCTTCGCCACATGCTTTTCGTCACCGGCGGTTTTCAGGAACCAGTCGCGCGCGCTGTGGGCGTTGGTCATGGTTTCCTGAGTGGTGAAGGTTTTGGACGCCACCAGGAACAGGGTGCTTTCCGGGTTCACCTTTTTCAGCACTTCGGCGATGTGGGTGCCATCGACGTTGGAGACAAAGTGCATGTTGAGGTGATTTTTGTACGGGCGCAGGGCTTCGGTCACCATGAACGGGCCGAGGTCAGAGCCGCCGATACCGATGTTCACCACGTCAGTGATAGGCTTGCCGGTATAGCCTTTCCATTCGCCGGAGATAATGGCTTCGGAGAATTTTTTCATCTTCTCCAGCACGGCGTTCACTTCCGGCATCACATCTTTGCCGTCCACCAGGATCGGCGTATTGCTGCGGTTGCGCAGCGCGACGTGCAGCACGGCGCGGTCTTCGGTGCGGTTGATCTTCTCGCCGGAGAACATGGATTTAATGGCGCCCGCCAGATCGGTCTCTTTTGCCAGATCCAGCAGTTTGCTGAGCGTTTCTTCCGTGATGCGGTTTTTAGAGTAGTCCACCAGCATCTGATCGTTGAAGGTGGCGGAGAATTTACCGAAGCGGTCAGCGTCTTTGGCGAAGAGTTCCGCGAGGGTGACATCCTTCATCGCGTCGAAGTGATTTTGTAGTGCCTGCCAGGCAGAAGTCTGCGTTGGGTTGATGTTTTTCATAGCAATACTCTTGTGATTTGAGAATTGTGACTGCGGTCGATTGTAGCGCCAGTCGCTGAAATTGTGATGATTTTTATCATAAGGCCGGACGCCAGCCTCCCCGGCGACAAGAGAAAAGTATAGCCGTTATAAGTTATTTTCCTGGCAGCCTGCGTAATATGAAAAATCCCCATGACCGTATCGTTGACAATCCCCCGCCCAACCCTTTATTTATGAATAAGTACCGGCCCGACGCGCCCTGCGCACGCCTGGCCGGTCTTTTTTCTGCGGCTTTAGCCAATTGCTTACGCAACCTGAAGCTGCCTCTGACGCCCGCTTAGGGTTTTGCGCATTACGGCAATAAAGCAGCAGCACAGCGTCAGCGTTTTTCAGATGAGTTCGGGTATGGCAAGCGCAACCAATGCCGCCATAGCCTGAGTAAAGAAAGAGAACACGATTTTCAAACGGTTTGGGGTTACGCGAAGGCGGCGACGCAGCGAATCCCCAGGAGCATACAAAAGTATGTGACTGGGGTGAGCGAGGAAAGCCAACACACGCGTAGCCACAAACAGGACGAAAATCATTGTTTTCCAAAATAGTTCGGGGTGTGGCAAGGCGGTAAGCGAGCGAATCCCCGGGAGCATACAAAAGTATGTGACCGGGGTGAGCAAGCGCAACCAACGCCGCCACAGCCTGAAATATGAAGGAAAACCGGAAGAGGCGCGTCGGCCAGGTAACGTGTGCGAGGAACCCGTCCCACGACCACACGCGAGGGGGAACGACGCCGAGATGGCGCGCTGTCTGGTAAGGCGCGTCATCGGCTGCAGGGGCTGAATCCCCTGGGCTGTCACCCGAAACGACGGCAGTCGAACGTTTCGCAAGGTGGAGCGCTTCTGGGTGTATCGTAACGTAGGTTTTATCCTCCTGCGTCCGCCCCTTTACTGCGCTTTCCTTGTGCCCAGGCTGAACAGATTCCGCCATACATGATGAATGGCGCCCTGACACGAGGTTGTTATGAGAGATTCTTTAGTGGTCGCTAAATTTGGCGGCACCAGCGTGGCGGATTTCGACGCCATGAACCGCAGCGCCGATGTCGTTCTGGACGACGGTCACGTCCGTCTGGTGGTGCTTTCCGCCTCCGCCGGGATCACTAATCTGCTGGTGGCGCTGGCGGAAGGTCCCGAAGCGACCGAGCGCTTTGTGAAGCTCGACGCCATTCGCAAGATCCAGTACGACATTCTGGAGCGCCTGCAAAACCCGGCGGTTATCCGCGAAGAGATTGATCGCCTGCTGGAAAATATCGCCACGCTTTCGGAAGCCGCGTCGCTGGCGACCTCTACCGCGCTCACCGACGAACTGGTTAGCCACGGCGAGCTGATGTCCACCCTGCTGTTTGTCGAGATCCTGCGCGAGCGCGGCGTGGACGCGCTGTGGTTTGACGTGCGTAAAGTGATGCGCACCAGCGACCGCTTCGGCCGCGCCGAGCCGGATGTCGCGGCGCTCGCGGAGCTCTGTACGCAGCAGCTCGCGCCGCGCCTGACGGAAGGGTTGGTGATCACCCAGGGGTTTATCGGCAGCGAAGCCAAAGGACGCACCACCACGCTTGGCCGCGGCGGCAGCGACTATACCGCCGCCCTGCTCGCCGAGGCGCTGAAAGCGCGCCGCGTGGATATCTGGACGGACGTGCCGGGCATCTACACCACCGATCCGCGCGTGGTGCCCGCCGCGAAACGCATTGATGAAATCGCGTTTGAAGAAGCCGCCGAAATGGCGACGTTCGGCGCCAAAGTGCTGCACCCGGCGACGCTGCTGCCCGCCGTGCGCAGCGACATTCCGGTGTTTGTCGGCTCCAGCAAAGATCCGAAAGCGGGCGGCACGCTGGTATGCAACAAAACCACCAACCCGCCGCTGTTCCGCGCGCTGGCGCTGCGCCGCAAGCAGACGCTGCTGACGCTCCACAGCCTGAACATGCTGCACTCGCGCGGTTTCCTCGCGGAAGTGTTCAGCATCCTGGCGCGACATAATATTTCGGTCGATCTCATTACCACCTCGGAAGTGAGCGTGGCGCTGACGCTCGACACCACCGGCTCCACCTCAACCGGCGACACGCTGCTGACCCAGGCATTGCTGACCGAGCTCTCCTCGCTCTGCCGCGTGGAAGTGGAGGAAAACCTGGCGCTGGTGGCGCTGATTGGCAATAACCTTTCTAAAGCCTGCGGCGTCGGCAAAGAGGTGTTTGGCGTGCTGGAGCCGTTTAACATCCGCATGATTTGCTACGGCGCGTCGAGCTATAACCTCTGCTTCCTGGTGCCGGGCAACGACGCGGAACAGGTCGTCCAGAAGCTGCACCAGAATCTTTTTGAATAAGTAAAAAAATGGCCTGACATTGTCAGGCCATCACCGTTTCATAAAGCAGCTTATCTAACTGACTCGCCTGCGCCTTTTCGCTGTGCGGCAGCTCGGGCGGGGTTTCGCCGCGCGCCAGCTCTGCGGCGATAAACGCATGTATCCGCGGCATCGATGCGCCATACTCAGCCTCGCCCGCCCGCTGTTTTCTCGCCAGCAGCGTGTCGATTTCTTCCCGCAGCAGCGGATCGTTCACCGTGCCCTCCAGCAGCGTGCAGAATCGCATCGGCGGCGCGCCCTTACCCGCTTCCACCCAGCGCACCGCCAGCAGCGGGCGCAGCACGTAGAAATATTTCTTCAGCCGCACCGTCTCGCCCTGCAAATAACTGTGAAAGTTTTTGCGGGCCATCGAGTAGTAGTGCCAGCGCGCACGCTCAGCGGAGAACCAGAGCGGCACCTGGTCACGCAGCGCGCCGATGGCGGTCTCATCCTGCCGGTAGACTATCGGCGAGTCGAGCCACTCGATAAGCGTCGGGTTCGCCCGCTTGAGCAGCCCGAGCGCTTTGCGCCACTCCCAGCCGCAGACGTCGAGCGTGTCGTCGATGGGCAGTTCGATAACATCGCGCGGCGCATCGACCCGTAAATACCACTCAGGCGGATGCACATAGAGAAAGCGCACGTCGTAGTCGCTGTCCGGCGAGGCAAAGCCCCAGCCCCGGCTCCCCGATTCGCAGGCGTAAAGCACCTTCACGCCATACTTTGTTTCCACCTCGTTTAACACCTGCCGCACGCGCTCGCGCATGGCGGCGTCCACCCCGTTCAGTTCCATCATTTTTCCTTAAAAATTATCCTTTCACGCACACGACCTGACGCAGCGTATGCACAATCTCCACCAGCGACGACTGCGCGGCCATCACGGCGTCGATGTCTTTATACGCCATCGGGATCTCATCGAGCACGTCGCTGTCTTTACGGCACTCAACGTGCGCCGTGGCGCGAATTTGATCTTCCACCGTGAAGCGTTTTTTCGCCGCGGTACGGCTCATCGCGCGCCCTGCGCCGTGGCTGCATGAACAAAAGCTCTCTTCGTTTCCCAGCCCGCGCACGATAAAGCTTTTCGCGCCCATGGACCCCGGAATGATCCCCATCTGGCCTTTTTGCGCCGACACCGCCCCTTTGCGCGTCACCAGGATCTCTTCACCAAAGTGCGTCTCTTTCTGCACGTAGTTATGGTGGCAGTTCACGGCCTCCTGCTGCGTCATAAACGGCTTCGTGATAATCGCGGAAAGCGCCGCCAGCACGCGGTTCATCATCACTTCGCGGTTCTGGCGCGCGAAATCCTGGGCCCATTCGACCGCCTCAATGTAATCGGCGTAGTGTTTGCTGCCTTCTTCAAAATAGGCGAGATCGCGGTCCGGCAGATTCGCCATATGGCGCTGCATATCTTTCTGCGCAAGCCCGATGAAATGGGTGCCGATGGCGTTACCCACGCCGCGCGACCCGCTGTGCAGCATCACCCACACGCGCTCCTGCTCATCAAGGCAGATCTCGATAAAGTGGTTACCCGTACCGAGCGTTCCCAGATGCTGATGATTATTAGTCTTCAACAGGTTGGGATATTTATCCGTCAGGCGCTTAAAGCGCGACGCAAGCGGCGCCCAGTGGTGATCCACATCCTGCGGCGTGTTCGACCACGCGCCTTTATCACGCTGGCCGCGCCCTGTGGTGCGCCCGTGCGGAACGGCCTGTTCGATGGCGCTGCGCAGCCCGCTCAGGTTATCCGGCAGATCGCGCGCCACGAGCGACGTGCGCACCGCGATCATTCCGCAGCCGATATCCACCCCCACCGCCGCCGGGATAATCGCCCCTTTGGTCGGGATCACGCTGCCGATGGTCGATCCTTTACCCAGATGCACATCCGGCATCACCGCCAGATGTTTAAAAATAAACGGCATTTTCGCCGTTTTCAGCAGTTGCTCACGCGCTTCCGGCTCTACCGGCACGCCGTGGGTCCACATTTTTACCGGCGCGCCGTTAGCCTGCGCCAGCGTCTGATAGTGATTCTCTTGCATTGTCATACCCCTTTAATCTGTACCAGCCCCTGCAGCACCTGATCCAGGCCGCCGAATACGGAGATCTTATCGATACGCTCCGCCACTTTTTCCAGGGTTTCGAGCTCTTTCAGTCGCAGCGCGACCGGGTTGTTTTCCATCACTTTCGCGGTGTTCAGCAGCGAACGGGTCGCGGCGGTCTCTTCACGACGACGAATCACGTTCGCCTGCGCGGATTTCTCCGCTTCCACCAGCCGCGACAAAATCGTTTTCATGTCGCCCGGCAGCACGATGTCTTTCACGCCGGTCGACGCCACGTCGATACCAAACGGCGCCATACGTGCGATAACCTGCGCGCTCACCACATCGTCGATAACCTGTTTATTTTCCAGCAGCTCATCGAGCGTGCGGGTGCCGACCGCCTCGCGCAGCCCAAACTGCAATTCGCGGTATAAATGCTCCAGCGGTTTGGCAAGCTGGCTGTACGCCTGCAACACGTCCTGATAGCGCCAGTTGGCCCCCAGATTAATGCGCAGGTTCACTTTATCTTTAGTCAGGATCTCCTGACCGGACACTTCCATCGCCTGAAGGCGCGTATCCACCACTTCCGCCTCCACCAGATGGTTGATTTTCCAGTACGCGCTTAAGCCTGGCGGCAGCAGCGGCTGGGTGACGCCGTCGATTTTCAGCACGCCCGCATGCCAGGCGGGCACGTTAACGGTCAGGATCGCGTCGCGCCCTTTCACTACGGCATCGCGGCCGCGCGGTTGCAGCACGGCGGTCATTATCTCCGTCGGTACCTGCACGTCGCGGGTATCCATATGCACGGCGCGCAGGCTGTCGCCGTCGCGCCAAAAGAGACGCCGCGCGCCCGGCGGGATAATTTCCACCAGCACGTTGTTGCGCCACAGCGCCGCGGTTTCGTTATCGGCGGTATCGACCGCCAGGCAATATTTCTCTACCCATTCTGGCTGAAAACGGCGCAGATAGTCGGCCAGTTCCGGCGCGACGTCGCCGCTGTTCATCTCCACCAGCGTCACGTCCGGTTTGTTAAACCAAGGCAGGCGATGCTCGCCTGCTTCCAGCACCTGATAAAAGTCGCCCTGTTTTGCCAGTAAACCCAGCTGGCCCTTACGAATCGTCACTTTGTTATTCATTTTTTTCCCTTACTGTTGTGGCTGACGCGAATAACGGCGCGAAGCGGGAGGGGGAAGCCACCTCTGTTCCGGTCTTTTCTGCCTGCCGCCCGGCGCCGTTACCGGCGTCAGTGCGTGGCGGTCGCTAACGACTCAACCGCCGGGGTACTGCTTCAAAGGTTTCTCTGGAAGGAGAAAGAAAATTCAGGAGTCGAACCTGATAAACCGACAGTTTTCCGCGTCATTGCACTGGCGGAACGCCCCCTGGATAACGTGTTACCGTTCCCGGTGCGCCGGCGGGGTCATTAGCCCCTGCATACCCAGCGTGCTGACAACGTAGTAATTGCCAGAAGCGTGCCAGTTTCAGTTAAGGTGAAAATAAATTTTTAAGTTATTGATTATTAATAGTTAAATTTTTGATGCGATGCGCGACGGCTATAACAGAAAGGGATATGATTTATCTTTCAATATCGTTATTTATCTTTAAGGATAAAACATGCAAAAGCGTCGCGTGGTGATTGGCATGCTGGGCACCGTACTGGACCGGCGCGGTAAGCGCGCCAACCGCTGGAATAAATGGCGCCCCTCCATCGCGCTGTGTCAGCAGCCCGGTTTGCCTGTCGACCGCTTTGAATTGCTGCATCAGGCGCGCGACGCGTCGCTCGCAGAGCGGGTCATGGAAGATATCGCCGCCGTCTCGCCGCATACCGAAGTGCGCCCGCACACCGTGGTGATGGACGATCCGTGGGATTTCGAGGAGGTGTACGCGGCGCTGCTGGATTTCGCCACGCGCTATCCCTTTGATACCGACAATGAAGAGTATCTGGTGCATATCACCACCGGCACGCACGTAGCGCAGATCTGCTGGTTCCTGCTGACCGAAGCGCGGTATCTCCCGGCGGCGCTGTTACAGACCAGCCCCGATCGCCGGGGCGATGAGGAAGATCAGAAAGCCACCGGCACGGCGTCGGTCATCGATCTCGATTTAAGCCGCTATGCGACGCTGACCAGCCGCTTCCAGCGCGAGCAGCAGCAGTCGGTGTCGTTTCTCAAATCCGGCATCGACACCCGTAACGCCACGTTTAACCGCCTGATCGACCAGATCGAGCGCGTGGCGCTGCGATCCACCGCGCCGATTCTGCTGACGGGGCCGACCGGCGCCGGGAAATCATTTCTCGCAAAGCGCATTTTCCAGCTGCGCCAGGCGCGGCATCTGGTGCAGGGAAAGCTGGTCTCCGTGAACTGCGCGACGCTTCGCGGCGATAACGCGATGTCGACGCTTTTTGGTCATGTGAAGGGCGCGTTTACCGGCGCGCAGCAGGCGCGGCATGGGCTTTTGCGCGAGGCCGACGGCGGCGTGCTGTTTCTGGATGAAATCGCCGAGCTGGGGCTCGATGAGCAGGCGATGTTGCTGAAAGCTATTGAGGAAAAGACCTTTTTCCCGTTCGGCTCGGATAAAGAAGTGCGGAGCGATTTCCAGCTTATCGCCGGTACGCACCGCGACATGGCGCGATGGGTCGCCGAAGGTCGCTTTCGTGAAGATCTCTACGCGCGCATTAATATGTGGGCCTTCGCGCTGCCGGGCCTCGCCGAGCGCCGCGAGGATATCGCGCCGAACGTGGAGTATGAGCTACAGCGCTTCTCGGCGCAGCAGCAGACGCAGATCCGCTTTGATAAAACCGCGCGCGAGCGCTATCTCGCTTTTGCCTGTTCGCCACAGGCGCGCTGGCCGGGCAACTTTCGCGAACTGGGCAGCTCGGTGGCGCGCATGGCGACGCTTGCCGAACAGGGACGTATTACCGACGCCTTAGTCGAGGAAGAGATCGCCCGCCTTACCGCGAGCTGGCAGCCGCTCGCAGACCCTGCCGTCGCGCTGCCCGTCGACACCGCGACGCTCGATCTCTTCGACCGCGACCAGCTGACGGCGGTTGTTGCCGTGTGCCGGCGCAGCGCCTCGCTCTCCGAAGCCGGACGCACGCTGTTTGCCGTTTCACGCCAGAAGAAAGCCAACCCGAACGATGCCGACCGGCTGCGTAAATATCTGGCGCGCTTTGGGCTGAGCTGGGAGCAGGTTAAAGCCCCTGAATGAGGGCTTTTCATCATAATTTGTTTGAATAACTTTCCTTCGCACGATAAACAATATCAATGGCCGGGCTCGATCCCGGCCTTTTTTATAATTACACAACACAACATTCTCCCCGGCGATGCCGCGTTACGACGACGGTTCGCCACGGGGCGCAAGGAAAACACGATGCTCGCGACACTCACCCGGCTGTTCCCGCTCTGGGCGCTGCTGCTCTCGGTTATTGCTTATTACACGCCCTCCACGTTTACGCCCATCGGCCCGTGGGTCAGCACGTTATTGATGCTGATTATGTTTGGCATGGGCGTGCACCTGAAACTCGACGATTTTAAACGCGTGCTGTCGCGCCCCGCGCCGGTGGCCGCCGGGATTTTCCTGCATTACCTGGTGATGCCGCTAGCCGCCTGGCTGCTGGCGATGCTGTTCCATATGCCTCCGGATCTCTCCGCCGGTATGGTGCTGGTGGGAAGCGTGGCGAGCGGCACGGCGTCTAATGTCATGATCTATCTGGCGAAAGGCGATGTGGCGCTGTCGGTGACCATCTCGTCGGTTTCAACGCTGGTGGGCGTAGTGGCCACGCCGCTGCTGACGCGCCTTTATGTTGACGCGCATATCCAGGTGGATGTAATGGGAATGCTGCTGAGCATTCTGCAAATCGTGGTGATCCCGATTGCGCTCGGGCTTATTGTGCATCACCTGTTCCCGCGCGTGGTGAAAGCGGTAGAGCCTTACCTGCCCGCGTTTTCCATGGTGTGTATTCTGGCGATTATCAGCGCCGTGGTAGCGGGCTCCGCCTCGCATATCGCGTCGGTCGGGCTGATGGTGATTGTGGCGGTTATTCTGCATAACAGTATCGGCCTGCTCGGCGGTTACTGGGGCGGGCGCCTCTTCGGCTTTGACGAATCCACCTGCCGGACGCTGGCGATTGAAGTGGGGATGCAAAACTCCGGGCTCGCCGCCGCGCTTGGAAAACTCTATTTCTCGCCGCTCGCGGCCCTGCCTGGCGCGCTGTTCTCGGTGTGGCATAACCTTTCCGGCTCGCTGCTCGCGGGCTACTGGTCCGGTAAACCGGGGGACGGAAACGCAAAAAAAGCGCGCTGATCAAATAAGCCCGGCGAAACCGGGCTTATTTACTGAGTTAGCGGCGGCGTTGCGTTACACTGGCGGCTCACCCCCTGAGGAGTCGCCACTATGTCCCTGCCCCGACTGACCCAGAAAGAGATGACGGAAAGCGAACAGCGCGAATTAAAAACCCTGCTCGACCGCGCCCGCATCGCCCATGGCCGCCCGCTCACGAATTCCGAAGCCAACCACGTCAAAAAAGAGTATATCGACAAGCTGATGGCGCAGCGCGAACAGGCGGCGAAGCAGACGCGCAAACAGAAAAAAGCGCAGGCGTATAAACCGGACAGCGACGCGACCTTTTCGTGGTCGGCCAGCACGCCCGTGCGGGGACGGCGTTAACGCGCAGCGATCGCCTATGCCCGCCCCTTTTCAGGCGGGCTGATAGATCAGGCGCATTTTTCCGCGCGCCTGTTGTGCCTCGCCCACGACGATGCTGATATCTCGCCCGAGGAGCATCAGGCAGGCCATCATTTTCGTTTCGCTGATCCCGCGAAACTGGCCGCGAAGTAACAAAGAGAGTTTTGGCTGGGTCATGCCCAGAAGACGTGCCGCCTCCTGCTGGGTTAAGCCGCGCGCTTTAAGAAGGTCGGTAATGGCCATCGCGAGCTGCGCTTTTAGCTGCATCTCTTCGGCATCGATAAGCCCGAGATCGTCATACACATTTCCGTTACTGCGTTCAATGTCTGCTGTCATTTCAGCCCTCCGGCGTGGCATTGCGCGGCTTTCAGTCGCTGTTCAATTTTGTCCATTTCCGGTCGGGGCGTGGCAATACAGGAAGAGGATTTCTTCTGGAAAACGTGCAGGACATAAATCGCCTCTCTCAGGCGCACGGTATAGACCGCCCTAAAGGTATTTCCCTGGTTATCCTCCACCACCTCAAGCACACCCGCGCCGCCGAATCCTTTGAGGGGTTTAGCCTGCGGATGGCGTCTGCCCTGCTGCGCCAGGTAAAGCGCATAACCAAAAAGATCCTGAACATCCTCCGGCAGCGCCTGAAGATCTTTTCTGGCCTGCCCGACCCAAAACAACGGTTTTATCATGTAGCGTTCCCTCTGATTATACCTTTATGGGTATAAAAAACAGCGTCCGGCTTTCACGATAAAATAAAAAACCCCGCCGTCAGCGAGGTTTTTTGTCATCTTTCGGCATATCTTCCAGATTCATTACAGACGCCTTTGTTACCTTTTTTATG
This DNA window, taken from Cronobacter universalis NCTC 9529, encodes the following:
- a CDS encoding capsule biosynthesis GfcC D2 domain-containing protein, with translation MKTTLIASLIFSLGSFCAFADGTITVYRDHAQPLKVSGAKHLADLVSQPQLAGSWWLGAVISERQASVEAQAQHQVLLNRLASLAAEEGGDDGAAINRVRQQLQAIKVTGRQRVILDPDRVRVRPHNNPPLEGDYELWVGPQPSTITLVGLVSAPGKKTFTPGKPVTDYLDEVSRLSGAERSYAWLIQPTGRVEKVPVAYWNKRHVEPMPGSILYVGFADHTFTSAYDGLNEQIISSLTHRVPD
- a CDS encoding YjbF family lipoprotein; translation: MKRLAIVLMCLMIQACSTTTKGLGNSLRQSIFGPDGVQLTDDDIQNMPYASQYMTLNNGPQLFVVLAFSENGQQKWVTQDRATIVTQRGRVVKTLSLADNLIDINNLAADPLVHANQIIDGASWTRTMGWTERHQVRYATARSTFTWDGTDTLKVGSDITPVRVLDEEVTTEAATWHNRFWVDSDGQIRQSKQYLGAGYFPVTTILLKAAK
- the yjbE gene encoding exopolysaccharide production protein YjbE, yielding MKKILSGVFAIAALGAVSAQAAPVSVGEAAGSAATSVSVGSSSASASSTVGSVVGVALAATGGGDGSNTGTTTTTTTSTTTQ
- the pgi gene encoding glucose-6-phosphate isomerase, which gives rise to MKNINPTQTSAWQALQNHFDAMKDVTLAELFAKDADRFGKFSATFNDQMLVDYSKNRITEETLSKLLDLAKETDLAGAIKSMFSGEKINRTEDRAVLHVALRNRSNTPILVDGKDVMPEVNAVLEKMKKFSEAIISGEWKGYTGKPITDVVNIGIGGSDLGPFMVTEALRPYKNHLNMHFVSNVDGTHIAEVLKKVNPESTLFLVASKTFTTQETMTNAHSARDWFLKTAGDEKHVAKHFAALSTNAKAVGDFGIDTANMFEFWDWVGGRYSLWSAIGLSIILSVGYDNFVELLSGAHEMDKHFSTTPFEKNLPVLLALIGIWYNNFFGAETEAILPYDQYMHRFAAYFQQGNMESNGKYVDRDGNAVDYQTGPIIWGEPGTNGQHAFYQLIHQGTKLVPCDFIAPAITHNPLSDHHPKLLSNFFAQTEALAFGKSRDVVEQEFRDQGKDPAQLENVVPFKVFEGNRPTNSILLREITPFSLGALIALYEHKIFTQGAILNIFTFDQWGVELGKQLANRILPELGDDKSVDSHDSSTNGLINRYKAWRG
- the lysC gene encoding lysine-sensitive aspartokinase 3, which gives rise to MRDSLVVAKFGGTSVADFDAMNRSADVVLDDGHVRLVVLSASAGITNLLVALAEGPEATERFVKLDAIRKIQYDILERLQNPAVIREEIDRLLENIATLSEAASLATSTALTDELVSHGELMSTLLFVEILRERGVDALWFDVRKVMRTSDRFGRAEPDVAALAELCTQQLAPRLTEGLVITQGFIGSEAKGRTTTLGRGGSDYTAALLAEALKARRVDIWTDVPGIYTTDPRVVPAAKRIDEIAFEEAAEMATFGAKVLHPATLLPAVRSDIPVFVGSSKDPKAGGTLVCNKTTNPPLFRALALRRKQTLLTLHSLNMLHSRGFLAEVFSILARHNISVDLITTSEVSVALTLDTTGSTSTGDTLLTQALLTELSSLCRVEVEENLALVALIGNNLSKACGVGKEVFGVLEPFNIRMICYGASSYNLCFLVPGNDAEQVVQKLHQNLFE
- a CDS encoding nucleotidyltransferase domain-containing protein — its product is MELNGVDAAMRERVRQVLNEVETKYGVKVLYACESGSRGWGFASPDSDYDVRFLYVHPPEWYLRVDAPRDVIELPIDDTLDVCGWEWRKALGLLKRANPTLIEWLDSPIVYRQDETAIGALRDQVPLWFSAERARWHYYSMARKNFHSYLQGETVRLKKYFYVLRPLLAVRWVEAGKGAPPMRFCTLLEGTVNDPLLREEIDTLLARKQRAGEAEYGASMPRIHAFIAAELARGETPPELPHSEKAQASQLDKLLYETVMA
- a CDS encoding RtcB family protein, with the translated sequence MQENHYQTLAQANGAPVKMWTHGVPVEPEAREQLLKTAKMPFIFKHLAVMPDVHLGKGSTIGSVIPTKGAIIPAAVGVDIGCGMIAVRTSLVARDLPDNLSGLRSAIEQAVPHGRTTGRGQRDKGAWSNTPQDVDHHWAPLASRFKRLTDKYPNLLKTNNHQHLGTLGTGNHFIEICLDEQERVWVMLHSGSRGVGNAIGTHFIGLAQKDMQRHMANLPDRDLAYFEEGSKHYADYIEAVEWAQDFARQNREVMMNRVLAALSAIITKPFMTQQEAVNCHHNYVQKETHFGEEILVTRKGAVSAQKGQMGIIPGSMGAKSFIVRGLGNEESFCSCSHGAGRAMSRTAAKKRFTVEDQIRATAHVECRKDSDVLDEIPMAYKDIDAVMAAQSSLVEIVHTLRQVVCVKG